One Spinacia oleracea cultivar Varoflay chromosome 4, BTI_SOV_V1, whole genome shotgun sequence DNA segment encodes these proteins:
- the LOC110798593 gene encoding mechanosensitive ion channel protein 5-like isoform X3 codes for MRRSINFMLSSLLLVLTWVYYFGSLLSRTDEGKHIWEFGKRTLICLLMCSFLWSIKSLVLLTWEVHTVYGRLYSRILNINEQLYFLGVLGRCNHDILSLQCEIEVDHEGAETEGSNISSSQGGSLLHKFQKYFPATFTHFLKKRVEKKKSTAKKREKVRNDFLKLKDKNPTMDDVQRVARYFLAAKTTLLVETYTSDVLKILDSSGNNRENLKRLISWESRSTSSCTSTSENPHIVKIIWEIWKQFCSWLQRYHVIPKPSRSPSTKGSSVTQRSNDGIWKNDWDHFVRELLKNEADSSETSFTNIRTWVVRAHNNCMFLANTLSNAKEVADCLNSIIGGILIGVSFIMWLFLTRVATTKVVVLVASPLLAATFIFGDTCKTLFEGFFFIYVVHPFDVGDLCVIDEKMLEVTSIGVWTTTFSNVDKIGLREAVNYPNSDLARKIFTNYKTEFDWSDYVEFDLSSLARMNLNELEEEIEDSRINKDSFDFLPSSHSVTMSAMEDNVKLIIRLKFKAENTKDWTYFECLQRKDKLRAGLYLYIQNIIQIFKPKFPIQNKIKGNEQSCSQQNNRSRA; via the exons ATGAGAAGGAGCATCAACTTCATGTTGAGCTCATTGTTGCTGGTACTTACGTGGGTGTATTACTTTGGCTCACTCCTAAGTAGAACAGACGAAGGCAAACATATTTGGGAATTTGGAAAAAGGACTTTGATATGTCTGTTAATGTGCTCCTTTCTTTGGTCAATCAAATCTTTGGTATTGTTAACATGGGAAGTACACACTGTATACGGTCGATTATATTCTAGAATCTTGAACATCAATGAACAATTGTACTTCCTTGGCGTTCTTGGTCGCTGCAACCATGATATTTTATCCCTGCAATGTGAAATAGAAGTGGATCATGAAGGAGCAGAAACAGAAGGGAGTAACATAAGCAGCTCTCAAGGAGGATCCCTATtacacaagtttcaaaaatATTTTCCTGCCACATTTACGCATTTCTTGAAAAAACGAGTGGAAAAGAAGAAATCGACAGCCAAAAAGAGGGAAAAAGTCAGGAATGACTTCTTAAAACTTAAGGATAAGAATCCAACTATGGATGACGTACAACGGGTGGCTCGATATTTTTTAGCAGCGAAAACTACTTTACTGGTGGAGACCTACACATCTGACGTTCTAAAGATTTTGGATTCAAGTGGTAATAACAG AGAAAATTTGAAGCGACTTATCAGCTGGGAAAGCCGTTCTACAAGTTCTTGCACAAGTACGAGTGAGAATCCTCACATTGTCAAAATTATTTGGGAAATATGGAAGCAATTTTGCAGTTGGCTGCAACGCTATCATGTAATTCCAAAACCAAGCCGGTCTCCTTCAACCAAAGGCTCCAGTGTAACTCAACGTTCAAATGATGGAATATGGAAAAATGATTGGGACCATTTTGTTCGAGAGTTACTCAAGAATGAAGCGGACTCTTCTGAGACATCTTTTACAAATATCCGAACATGGGTG GTGAGGGCACACAACAATTGTATGTTCCTTGCAAATACTCTAAGCAATGCCAAGGAAGTTGCAGATTGTTTAAACAGTATTATCGGTGGGATTCTAATAGGAGTAAGTTTCATAATGTGGCTTTTCCTCACAAGAGTAGCTACTACCAAAGTAGTTGTCCTCGTTGCATCACCATTGTTGGCGGCGACTTTTATATTTGGAGATACTTGCAAAACTCTTTTCGAGGGATTTTTTTTCATATACGTGGTTCATCCATTTGATGTTGGTGATTTATGTGTCATCGATGAGAAAATG TTGGAGGTCACGTCAATAGGTGTTTGGACAACAACCTTCTCAAACGTGGACAAAATTGGTTTGAGGGAGGCTGTGAATTATCCTAATTCAGACTTAGCTCGCAAAATCTTCACTAATTACAAAACTGAATTTGATTGGAGTGATTATGTGGAATTTGATCTAAGTTCTTTGGCCAGAATGAATCTTAACGAACTAGAAGAAGAGATTGAAGA CAGTCGTATTAATAAGGACAGCTTTGATTTTCTGCCAAGTTCTCATAGTGTGACAATGTCAGCCATGGAAGATAATGTCAAGTTAATTATTCGTCTGAAATTCAAGGCTGAAAATACTAAAGATTGGACGTACTTTGAATGTCTTCAACGAAAGGATAAACTAAGAGCTGGATTGTATCTGTACATACAGAACATAATCCAGATATTCAAGCCAAAATTTCCAATCCAAAATAAG ATTAAAGGAAATGAGCAATCATGTAGTCAGCAAAATAACCGTTCAAGGGCGTAA
- the LOC110798593 gene encoding mechanosensitive ion channel protein 10-like isoform X1 encodes MVGVWVFLPMAKIFPSLKHVRFLDLPITEWVVIVYVMSGFYILSYWVYFLVHDLITSVAHDESKLHIAQALSDIIDSLIFWWTELMVTGCVPAFKHHEILGLRTQKWIEVSVLVVIGFNVITLFTRVTVWLLRYFLQNSYHDAKNDSLTKNIPGLDVILGKHLQKGYLVYGANGMRRSINFMLSSLLLVLTWVYYFGSLLSRTDEGKHIWEFGKRTLICLLMCSFLWSIKSLVLLTWEVHTVYGRLYSRILNINEQLYFLGVLGRCNHDILSLQCEIEVDHEGAETEGSNISSSQGGSLLHKFQKYFPATFTHFLKKRVEKKKSTAKKREKVRNDFLKLKDKNPTMDDVQRVARYFLAAKTTLLVETYTSDVLKILDSSGNNRENLKRLISWESRSTSSCTSTSENPHIVKIIWEIWKQFCSWLQRYHVIPKPSRSPSTKGSSVTQRSNDGIWKNDWDHFVRELLKNEADSSETSFTNIRTWVVRAHNNCMFLANTLSNAKEVADCLNSIIGGILIGVSFIMWLFLTRVATTKVVVLVASPLLAATFIFGDTCKTLFEGFFFIYVVHPFDVGDLCVIDEKMLEVTSIGVWTTTFSNVDKIGLREAVNYPNSDLARKIFTNYKTEFDWSDYVEFDLSSLARMNLNELEEEIEDSRINKDSFDFLPSSHSVTMSAMEDNVKLIIRLKFKAENTKDWTYFECLQRKDKLRAGLYLYIQNIIQIFKPKFPIQNKIKGNEQSCSQQNNRSRA; translated from the exons ATGGTAGGAGTGTGGGTTTTCTTGCCGATGGCTAAAATTTTTCCTTCCTTGAAACACGTGAGGTTTTTAGATTTGCCGATCACAGAATGGGTTGTTATAGTCTATGTGATGAGTGGTTTTTATATTCTCAGCTATTGGGTTTATTTTTTGGTTCATGATTTAATAACCTCCGTAGCACATGATGAAAGCAAGCTTCATATTGCACAAGCACTCTCAGATATAATTGATTCTTTGATTTTCTGGTGGACGGAACTAATGGTAACAGGATGTGTCCCTGCTTTTAAGCATCATGAGATACTGGGGTTGCGCACTCAAAAGTGGATTGAAGTATCAGTTCTAGTCGTTATTGGCTTCAACGTCATTACCTTATTTACTCGTGTAACTGTGTGGTTACTACGATATTTCTTACAAAACTCTTACCATGATGCTAAAAACGATTCTCTAACTAAAAATATACCAGGGTTAGATGTAATTTTAGGGAAGCACCTACAAAAAGGATATTTAGTGTATGGTGCCAATGGTATGAGAAGGAGCATCAACTTCATGTTGAGCTCATTGTTGCTGGTACTTACGTGGGTGTATTACTTTGGCTCACTCCTAAGTAGAACAGACGAAGGCAAACATATTTGGGAATTTGGAAAAAGGACTTTGATATGTCTGTTAATGTGCTCCTTTCTTTGGTCAATCAAATCTTTGGTATTGTTAACATGGGAAGTACACACTGTATACGGTCGATTATATTCTAGAATCTTGAACATCAATGAACAATTGTACTTCCTTGGCGTTCTTGGTCGCTGCAACCATGATATTTTATCCCTGCAATGTGAAATAGAAGTGGATCATGAAGGAGCAGAAACAGAAGGGAGTAACATAAGCAGCTCTCAAGGAGGATCCCTATtacacaagtttcaaaaatATTTTCCTGCCACATTTACGCATTTCTTGAAAAAACGAGTGGAAAAGAAGAAATCGACAGCCAAAAAGAGGGAAAAAGTCAGGAATGACTTCTTAAAACTTAAGGATAAGAATCCAACTATGGATGACGTACAACGGGTGGCTCGATATTTTTTAGCAGCGAAAACTACTTTACTGGTGGAGACCTACACATCTGACGTTCTAAAGATTTTGGATTCAAGTGGTAATAACAG AGAAAATTTGAAGCGACTTATCAGCTGGGAAAGCCGTTCTACAAGTTCTTGCACAAGTACGAGTGAGAATCCTCACATTGTCAAAATTATTTGGGAAATATGGAAGCAATTTTGCAGTTGGCTGCAACGCTATCATGTAATTCCAAAACCAAGCCGGTCTCCTTCAACCAAAGGCTCCAGTGTAACTCAACGTTCAAATGATGGAATATGGAAAAATGATTGGGACCATTTTGTTCGAGAGTTACTCAAGAATGAAGCGGACTCTTCTGAGACATCTTTTACAAATATCCGAACATGGGTG GTGAGGGCACACAACAATTGTATGTTCCTTGCAAATACTCTAAGCAATGCCAAGGAAGTTGCAGATTGTTTAAACAGTATTATCGGTGGGATTCTAATAGGAGTAAGTTTCATAATGTGGCTTTTCCTCACAAGAGTAGCTACTACCAAAGTAGTTGTCCTCGTTGCATCACCATTGTTGGCGGCGACTTTTATATTTGGAGATACTTGCAAAACTCTTTTCGAGGGATTTTTTTTCATATACGTGGTTCATCCATTTGATGTTGGTGATTTATGTGTCATCGATGAGAAAATG TTGGAGGTCACGTCAATAGGTGTTTGGACAACAACCTTCTCAAACGTGGACAAAATTGGTTTGAGGGAGGCTGTGAATTATCCTAATTCAGACTTAGCTCGCAAAATCTTCACTAATTACAAAACTGAATTTGATTGGAGTGATTATGTGGAATTTGATCTAAGTTCTTTGGCCAGAATGAATCTTAACGAACTAGAAGAAGAGATTGAAGA CAGTCGTATTAATAAGGACAGCTTTGATTTTCTGCCAAGTTCTCATAGTGTGACAATGTCAGCCATGGAAGATAATGTCAAGTTAATTATTCGTCTGAAATTCAAGGCTGAAAATACTAAAGATTGGACGTACTTTGAATGTCTTCAACGAAAGGATAAACTAAGAGCTGGATTGTATCTGTACATACAGAACATAATCCAGATATTCAAGCCAAAATTTCCAATCCAAAATAAG ATTAAAGGAAATGAGCAATCATGTAGTCAGCAAAATAACCGTTCAAGGGCGTAA
- the LOC110798593 gene encoding mechanosensitive ion channel protein 10-like isoform X2, with amino-acid sequence MVGVWVFLPMAKIFPSLKHVRFLDLPITEWVVIVYVMSGFYILSYWVYFLVHDLITSVAHDESKLHIAQALSDIIDSLIFWWTELMVTGCVPAFKHHEILGLRTQKWIEVSVLVVIGFNVITLFTRVTVWLLRYFLQNSYHDAKNDSLTKNIPGLDVILGKHLQKGYLVYGANGMRRSINFMLSSLLLVLTWVYYFGSLLSRTDEGKHIWEFGKRTLICLLMCSFLWSIKSLVLLTWEVHTVYGRLYSRILNINEQLYFLGVLGRCNHDILSLQCEIEVDHEGAETEGSNISSSQGGSLLHKFQKYFPATFTHFLKKRVEKKKSTAKKREKVRNDFLKLKDKNPTMDDVQRVARYFLAAKTTLLVETYTSDVLKILDSSGNNRENLKRLISWESRSTSSCTSTSENPHIVKIIWEIWKQFCSWLQRYHVIPKPSRSPSTKGSSVTQRSNDGIWKNDWDHFVRELLKNEADSSETSFTNIRTWVVRAHNNCMFLANTLSNAKEVADCLNSIIGGILIGVSFIMWLFLTRVATTKVVVLVASPLLAATFIFGDTCKTLFEGFFFIYVVHPFDVGDLCVIDEKMLEVTSIGVWTTTFSNVDKIGLREAVNYPNSDLARKIFTNYKTEFDWSDYVEFDLSSLARMNLNELEEEIEDRINKDSFDFLPSSHSVTMSAMEDNVKLIIRLKFKAENTKDWTYFECLQRKDKLRAGLYLYIQNIIQIFKPKFPIQNKIKGNEQSCSQQNNRSRA; translated from the exons ATGGTAGGAGTGTGGGTTTTCTTGCCGATGGCTAAAATTTTTCCTTCCTTGAAACACGTGAGGTTTTTAGATTTGCCGATCACAGAATGGGTTGTTATAGTCTATGTGATGAGTGGTTTTTATATTCTCAGCTATTGGGTTTATTTTTTGGTTCATGATTTAATAACCTCCGTAGCACATGATGAAAGCAAGCTTCATATTGCACAAGCACTCTCAGATATAATTGATTCTTTGATTTTCTGGTGGACGGAACTAATGGTAACAGGATGTGTCCCTGCTTTTAAGCATCATGAGATACTGGGGTTGCGCACTCAAAAGTGGATTGAAGTATCAGTTCTAGTCGTTATTGGCTTCAACGTCATTACCTTATTTACTCGTGTAACTGTGTGGTTACTACGATATTTCTTACAAAACTCTTACCATGATGCTAAAAACGATTCTCTAACTAAAAATATACCAGGGTTAGATGTAATTTTAGGGAAGCACCTACAAAAAGGATATTTAGTGTATGGTGCCAATGGTATGAGAAGGAGCATCAACTTCATGTTGAGCTCATTGTTGCTGGTACTTACGTGGGTGTATTACTTTGGCTCACTCCTAAGTAGAACAGACGAAGGCAAACATATTTGGGAATTTGGAAAAAGGACTTTGATATGTCTGTTAATGTGCTCCTTTCTTTGGTCAATCAAATCTTTGGTATTGTTAACATGGGAAGTACACACTGTATACGGTCGATTATATTCTAGAATCTTGAACATCAATGAACAATTGTACTTCCTTGGCGTTCTTGGTCGCTGCAACCATGATATTTTATCCCTGCAATGTGAAATAGAAGTGGATCATGAAGGAGCAGAAACAGAAGGGAGTAACATAAGCAGCTCTCAAGGAGGATCCCTATtacacaagtttcaaaaatATTTTCCTGCCACATTTACGCATTTCTTGAAAAAACGAGTGGAAAAGAAGAAATCGACAGCCAAAAAGAGGGAAAAAGTCAGGAATGACTTCTTAAAACTTAAGGATAAGAATCCAACTATGGATGACGTACAACGGGTGGCTCGATATTTTTTAGCAGCGAAAACTACTTTACTGGTGGAGACCTACACATCTGACGTTCTAAAGATTTTGGATTCAAGTGGTAATAACAG AGAAAATTTGAAGCGACTTATCAGCTGGGAAAGCCGTTCTACAAGTTCTTGCACAAGTACGAGTGAGAATCCTCACATTGTCAAAATTATTTGGGAAATATGGAAGCAATTTTGCAGTTGGCTGCAACGCTATCATGTAATTCCAAAACCAAGCCGGTCTCCTTCAACCAAAGGCTCCAGTGTAACTCAACGTTCAAATGATGGAATATGGAAAAATGATTGGGACCATTTTGTTCGAGAGTTACTCAAGAATGAAGCGGACTCTTCTGAGACATCTTTTACAAATATCCGAACATGGGTG GTGAGGGCACACAACAATTGTATGTTCCTTGCAAATACTCTAAGCAATGCCAAGGAAGTTGCAGATTGTTTAAACAGTATTATCGGTGGGATTCTAATAGGAGTAAGTTTCATAATGTGGCTTTTCCTCACAAGAGTAGCTACTACCAAAGTAGTTGTCCTCGTTGCATCACCATTGTTGGCGGCGACTTTTATATTTGGAGATACTTGCAAAACTCTTTTCGAGGGATTTTTTTTCATATACGTGGTTCATCCATTTGATGTTGGTGATTTATGTGTCATCGATGAGAAAATG TTGGAGGTCACGTCAATAGGTGTTTGGACAACAACCTTCTCAAACGTGGACAAAATTGGTTTGAGGGAGGCTGTGAATTATCCTAATTCAGACTTAGCTCGCAAAATCTTCACTAATTACAAAACTGAATTTGATTGGAGTGATTATGTGGAATTTGATCTAAGTTCTTTGGCCAGAATGAATCTTAACGAACTAGAAGAAGAGATTGAAGA TCGTATTAATAAGGACAGCTTTGATTTTCTGCCAAGTTCTCATAGTGTGACAATGTCAGCCATGGAAGATAATGTCAAGTTAATTATTCGTCTGAAATTCAAGGCTGAAAATACTAAAGATTGGACGTACTTTGAATGTCTTCAACGAAAGGATAAACTAAGAGCTGGATTGTATCTGTACATACAGAACATAATCCAGATATTCAAGCCAAAATTTCCAATCCAAAATAAG ATTAAAGGAAATGAGCAATCATGTAGTCAGCAAAATAACCGTTCAAGGGCGTAA